The proteins below come from a single Betaproteobacteria bacterium genomic window:
- a CDS encoding enoyl-CoA hydratase/isomerase family protein encodes MSSSATKPFVQEAQSLQRAGIGNDAIESWRASAPLDTGDFTGDCARYSPFWEASAALLARLPARPARNAEQADAAEQIKRVAREARTRFLAAHAGAVYDRLTRNRTRFVRVEQLIYDAAVLVPGLTPTQAQVDAELALMQRDKEGHEVDQGIFISSVLADVRSGTHLCHAMLLPRPEAVAQLPEYEKTGHLDLGTAEIFRRGHASYVIQKNPRHLNAEDDTTIDAAEIAVDLAILDPQTQIGVLRGDYVQGGKYDGRRMLGSGINLTHLYYGKIPFIWYLQRDLGIVNKFFRGVAREDMTPDDVNGQTIEKPWVAVVEQFAIGGHCQYLLTMDYVLAARGAFLSLPARKEGIIPGAANMRLPRFTGERIARQAIMYERRLDCDSPEGRLICDEIVEPAEMDGAIERVVDDLTSSGVVSAASNRRAFRVTQEPLDLFRRYFATYALEQAYCHFSPALISNLERHWNAKSRKI; translated from the coding sequence GTGTCATCATCGGCAACTAAACCGTTCGTTCAGGAGGCACAAAGCCTGCAACGAGCCGGCATCGGCAACGATGCGATCGAATCGTGGCGCGCGTCGGCCCCGCTCGACACCGGTGATTTCACCGGCGACTGCGCGCGCTACTCGCCGTTTTGGGAGGCCAGTGCCGCACTGCTGGCGCGGCTTCCCGCACGGCCGGCGCGCAACGCGGAGCAAGCCGACGCCGCGGAACAGATCAAGCGCGTCGCGCGCGAAGCGCGTACGCGTTTTCTTGCGGCTCATGCGGGAGCGGTCTACGACCGCTTGACGCGCAACCGGACGCGGTTCGTGCGCGTCGAACAACTCATCTATGACGCCGCGGTGCTGGTACCCGGCCTGACTCCGACGCAGGCGCAGGTCGATGCCGAACTGGCGTTGATGCAGCGGGACAAAGAAGGTCACGAAGTCGATCAGGGGATTTTCATTTCGAGTGTGCTCGCCGACGTGCGATCGGGAACGCATCTCTGCCACGCCATGCTGCTGCCGCGCCCCGAAGCCGTCGCGCAACTTCCCGAATACGAGAAAACCGGCCATCTCGATCTTGGCACTGCGGAAATATTCCGCAGGGGCCACGCTTCCTACGTGATCCAGAAGAATCCGCGCCACCTGAACGCGGAAGACGACACCACCATCGACGCAGCGGAAATTGCGGTCGATCTTGCGATCCTCGACCCGCAAACCCAGATCGGTGTGCTGCGCGGTGATTACGTGCAAGGCGGAAAATACGACGGCCGGCGCATGCTCGGCAGCGGCATCAACCTCACGCACCTGTATTACGGCAAGATACCGTTCATCTGGTACCTGCAGCGCGACCTCGGCATCGTCAACAAGTTCTTTCGCGGCGTGGCGCGCGAGGACATGACGCCGGATGACGTGAACGGGCAAACCATCGAGAAACCCTGGGTGGCCGTGGTCGAGCAGTTCGCCATCGGCGGCCACTGCCAGTATCTGCTGACGATGGATTACGTGCTGGCGGCGCGGGGCGCCTTTCTGAGCCTGCCTGCGCGCAAGGAGGGCATCATTCCCGGGGCGGCCAACATGCGCCTGCCGCGCTTCACCGGCGAGCGCATTGCGCGGCAGGCGATCATGTATGAACGCCGGCTGGACTGCGACAGTCCGGAAGGGCGTCTGATCTGCGACGAGATCGTCGAACCGGCCGAGATGGACGGCGCGATCGAGCGCGTGGTCGACGATCTCACCAGTTCCGGCGTCGTCAGCGCCGCCTCGAACCGGCGCGCGTTCCGTGTGACGCAAGAACCGTTGGACCTGTTTCGCCGCTACTTCGCCACGTACGCGCTGGAGCAGGCTTACTGCCATTTCAGCCCTGCGCTGATTTCCAACCTCGAGCGGCACTGGAACGCAAAGAGCCGCAAGATCTGA
- the paaF gene encoding phenylacetate--CoA ligase, with product MGAMDRLEPIEKAGIDELRALQFDRLRWSLRHAYENVPHYRKAFDTAGAHLGDLKSLSDLTKFPFTTKAELRENYPFGMFAAPMDEIVRVHASSGTTGKPTVVGYTKQDIEMWASVMARSLRAAGVRSSDIVHIAYGYGLFTGGLGAHYGAEALGATVIPSGGGMTERQVKLICDFKPDIIMCTPSYLLVIADEFVRQGLDPAKSSPRAGIFGAEPWSESMQAELERRFGIVALDLYGLSEVIGPGVAAECIETRDGLTLWEDHFFPEIIDPQTGTVLPDGEKGELVITSLTKVGMPVIRYRTRDLTRLLPGTARTMRRMDRVTGRSDDMLIIRGVNVFPSQIEEIVVQQTSLSPHYVLEVRRESHLDELDVLVERRPEIPGLVSATARSGVEQEVERLIKGLIGVSTKVRVVEPGTLQRSQGKAVRVIDKRPKN from the coding sequence ATGGGAGCAATGGATCGGCTGGAGCCCATCGAGAAGGCGGGGATCGACGAACTGCGCGCGCTGCAGTTCGACCGGCTGCGCTGGAGCTTGCGGCATGCGTACGAAAACGTGCCGCACTACCGCAAAGCCTTCGATACGGCCGGCGCTCACCTCGGCGACCTGAAAAGTCTCTCCGACCTGACGAAATTTCCGTTCACCACCAAGGCAGAGTTGCGTGAGAACTATCCTTTCGGCATGTTCGCGGCACCGATGGACGAGATCGTGCGCGTGCATGCTTCCAGCGGTACCACCGGAAAGCCGACAGTCGTCGGCTACACAAAGCAGGACATCGAGATGTGGGCGTCGGTCATGGCCCGCTCCCTGCGTGCGGCCGGCGTGCGATCCAGCGACATCGTGCATATCGCCTACGGTTATGGCCTGTTCACCGGCGGGCTCGGCGCGCACTACGGCGCCGAAGCACTCGGCGCCACCGTGATTCCCTCGGGCGGCGGCATGACCGAACGGCAGGTCAAGCTCATCTGCGATTTCAAGCCCGACATCATCATGTGCACGCCGTCCTATCTGCTGGTAATTGCGGACGAGTTCGTGCGCCAGGGACTCGACCCGGCTAAATCGTCGCCGCGCGCGGGTATCTTCGGCGCCGAGCCGTGGTCCGAAAGCATGCAGGCCGAGCTCGAGCGGCGCTTCGGCATCGTCGCGCTGGACCTGTATGGATTGTCCGAAGTCATCGGTCCCGGCGTGGCGGCGGAATGCATCGAAACCCGGGATGGCCTCACCCTCTGGGAGGACCATTTCTTTCCCGAGATCATCGATCCGCAAACCGGAACGGTGCTGCCCGACGGTGAGAAAGGCGAGCTGGTGATCACCTCGCTCACCAAGGTGGGCATGCCGGTCATTCGTTATCGCACACGCGATCTCACGCGGCTGCTGCCGGGGACCGCGCGAACCATGCGCCGCATGGATCGCGTCACCGGGCGCAGCGACGACATGCTGATCATCCGCGGCGTCAATGTCTTCCCGTCGCAGATCGAGGAGATCGTAGTACAGCAGACTAGCCTCTCGCCTCACTACGTTCTCGAAGTACGCCGCGAAAGCCATTTGGATGAACTCGATGTGCTGGTCGAACGCCGGCCGGAAATCCCCGGGCTGGTGTCGGCCACCGCTCGCAGCGGCGTCGAGCAGGAAGTGGAACGACTGATCAAGGGCTTGATCGGGGTCAGCACAAAGGTGCGCGTAGTCGAACCGGGCACCCTGCAACGCTCGCAGGGCAAGGCGGTGCGCGTCATCGACAAACGGCCAAAGAATTGA
- a CDS encoding NAD(P)/FAD-dependent oxidoreductase — MTEQVDCAVIGAGIVGLAIARELAIAGREVIVLEAADAIGTHTSSRNSEVIHAGLYYPKGSLKAMLCVSGKSMLYDYCAEHGVPHRNSGKIVVAVTEDEIATLKGYVEKAEANGIRDLRWLSREELRELEPALDCVAGFFSPSTGIIDSHALMLAYQGDAENSGATVVFKSPVESGEVVSEGIVLNVGGDEPMTIVCRSIVNSAGLFAQNIARSIEGVPAQSIPPQYFAKAHYYTLSGKPPFRHLVYPVASHAHLGVHVTVDLAGQVRFGPDVSWVDSVDYSFDHSREPLFYAAIRKYYPGLKDGQLQPGYTGIRPKVSGPNEAAADFLIRGPKDHGIAGLVNLYGIESPGLTASLAIATHVRGLLQD; from the coding sequence GTGACCGAACAAGTGGATTGCGCCGTCATCGGCGCCGGCATCGTCGGACTTGCCATCGCCCGCGAACTCGCCATCGCCGGGCGCGAGGTCATCGTGCTGGAGGCAGCGGACGCCATCGGCACGCACACCAGCTCGCGCAACTCGGAAGTCATCCACGCCGGCCTGTACTACCCGAAAGGTTCGCTGAAAGCCATGTTGTGCGTGTCCGGCAAGTCGATGCTCTACGACTACTGCGCCGAACATGGCGTACCGCACAGAAACAGCGGCAAGATCGTCGTCGCCGTGACTGAGGACGAAATCGCCACACTGAAGGGTTACGTCGAAAAAGCCGAAGCCAATGGCATCAGGGATCTGCGCTGGCTGTCGCGCGAAGAACTGCGAGAACTGGAGCCGGCCTTGGACTGCGTGGCCGGCTTTTTTTCGCCTTCCACCGGCATCATCGATAGCCATGCGCTGATGCTCGCCTACCAGGGAGATGCCGAGAACAGCGGTGCCACCGTCGTGTTCAAGAGTCCGGTCGAATCCGGAGAGGTCGTCTCCGAAGGCATCGTGCTGAACGTCGGCGGCGATGAACCCATGACCATTGTTTGCAGGAGCATCGTCAATTCCGCCGGCCTGTTCGCGCAGAACATTGCGCGATCGATCGAAGGCGTGCCGGCGCAGAGCATTCCCCCGCAATATTTCGCCAAGGCGCACTACTACACCTTGTCGGGCAAGCCGCCGTTCAGGCACCTGGTTTATCCGGTAGCCAGCCATGCCCACCTCGGTGTCCATGTGACCGTGGACCTTGCCGGCCAGGTGCGTTTCGGTCCGGACGTATCCTGGGTCGATTCGGTGGATTACAGTTTCGATCACTCACGCGAACCCCTGTTCTACGCAGCGATCCGCAAGTATTACCCGGGTCTCAAGGACGGCCAGTTGCAGCCTGGCTACACCGGCATCCGTCCCAAGGTCTCCGGCCCGAATGAAGCCGCCGCCGACTTCCTCATTCGCGGACCGAAGGATCACGGTATTGCAGGATTGGTCAACCTGTACGGCATCGAATCGCCGGGACTGACCGCGTCGCTGGCGATCGCCACACACGTTAGGGGACTTCTGCAGGATTAG
- a CDS encoding DUF3025 domain-containing protein, with translation MADYWNTDWLNRSDMFAPLRAVGARLPGIGWPNPDLLTALADDAGRVVNAQGLRVRFVPQAPKSKHFRDGFEPRVFLKGEVQIRPLDWHDLFNALVWMTFPTTKAVINARHYELLSAGESGNRPAVCDALTLFDEDGLVVLCSDSGLLDLVREFRWKELFWNRREQVRKRMRFLLFGHALYHKALNPFVGMTGKGVLFEVPDAFAELPLNSQIAEADRLLAAHVWDRKRMSHGREFSPLPVLGVAGWWGGNEEESFYENTEYFRPGRGSPGERDQAATSSV, from the coding sequence ATGGCCGACTACTGGAATACGGACTGGCTGAACCGCTCCGATATGTTTGCACCGCTGCGTGCCGTCGGCGCTCGTCTGCCGGGGATCGGCTGGCCGAATCCCGACCTGCTGACCGCGCTAGCCGACGATGCCGGCAGGGTGGTCAATGCGCAGGGTTTGCGCGTGCGTTTCGTCCCGCAGGCGCCGAAGTCGAAACACTTCCGGGACGGCTTCGAGCCGCGAGTTTTTTTAAAGGGCGAAGTGCAGATACGTCCGCTCGACTGGCATGACCTGTTCAACGCGCTGGTTTGGATGACCTTCCCGACGACCAAGGCGGTAATCAACGCCCGTCACTACGAGTTGTTGTCCGCCGGTGAATCCGGCAACCGGCCGGCGGTGTGCGACGCGCTTACGCTATTCGACGAAGATGGCCTGGTCGTTCTTTGCAGCGACTCTGGACTGCTGGATCTGGTGCGTGAATTCCGCTGGAAAGAGTTGTTCTGGAACCGACGCGAGCAGGTCAGGAAGCGGATGCGATTTTTACTGTTCGGCCATGCGCTTTACCACAAGGCGCTGAATCCCTTCGTCGGCATGACCGGCAAGGGGGTGCTGTTTGAAGTGCCGGATGCGTTTGCGGAACTGCCCCTGAACTCGCAAATCGCCGAAGCCGATCGCCTGCTTGCGGCGCACGTATGGGACCGGAAACGCATGAGCCACGGTCGCGAGTTCTCGCCGTTACCGGTTTTGGGTGTGGCGGGATGGTGGGGTGGGAACGAAGAGGAAAGCTTCTACGAAAACACGGAATATTTCAGGCCGGGCCGCGGCAGTCCTGGCGAGCGAGATCAGGCTGCTACGTCTTCAGTGTAA
- a CDS encoding GGDEF domain-containing protein, with translation MLTRTNIGLTIEQDELKGFSRTIAEIEWLLLGLVLVYLLADAPPEDGRIAIHTALFFFTAFILGLHYVNFYKQEKRPKLMFENWVMIVFITWVVWFTGQIHSPLLNLYLLPVIASALIFGRLATATKVGAIIACFMYFAYDPKSKTLLTLPFWGELLAISAPMILVAYITTMLSADIRFAVDKIKQVSDTDELTGAYNMRAFSSMLQRAFRQAVRYGHTLSVVMIDSDNLKQINDTHGHESGNRLLQHLVRCIREQLRGSDVMARFGGDEFIVLLPETNSKGAMEMAERIRKAVEISRFDVRTGDTNITVSLGVASYPDEGGNLDVILDKADKAMYRAKQRGRNRVIAYTEDVAA, from the coding sequence ATGCTGACAAGAACCAACATCGGCCTGACCATAGAACAAGACGAACTGAAAGGTTTCTCCAGAACCATTGCCGAAATCGAGTGGCTGCTGCTCGGCCTCGTCCTTGTTTACCTGCTCGCCGACGCACCGCCCGAGGACGGCAGGATCGCCATTCACACCGCACTGTTCTTTTTCACGGCGTTCATCCTCGGTCTGCACTATGTAAATTTCTACAAGCAGGAGAAGCGCCCCAAGCTGATGTTCGAAAACTGGGTGATGATCGTGTTCATCACCTGGGTAGTCTGGTTCACGGGACAGATTCACAGCCCGCTGCTCAACCTCTATCTTTTGCCGGTCATTGCCAGCGCCCTGATCTTTGGCAGGCTGGCGACCGCCACCAAGGTGGGCGCGATCATCGCCTGCTTCATGTACTTCGCTTACGACCCGAAATCGAAGACGCTCCTCACACTGCCGTTTTGGGGCGAGCTTTTGGCAATTTCCGCGCCGATGATTCTGGTGGCGTATATCACCACGATGCTCTCGGCCGACATTCGCTTTGCGGTGGACAAGATCAAGCAGGTGTCCGATACCGACGAACTCACCGGCGCATACAACATGCGCGCGTTTTCGTCGATGCTGCAGCGGGCCTTCAGGCAGGCGGTGCGCTACGGCCACACGCTGTCCGTGGTAATGATCGACTCCGACAACCTGAAGCAGATAAACGACACGCATGGGCATGAGTCCGGCAACAGATTGCTCCAGCACCTGGTGCGCTGCATACGCGAGCAACTGCGCGGCTCCGACGTCATGGCGCGCTTCGGCGGCGACGAGTTCATCGTGCTGCTGCCGGAAACCAATAGCAAGGGCGCCATGGAAATGGCCGAACGCATACGCAAGGCGGTGGAAATATCCCGCTTCGACGTACGTACCGGAGACACCAACATCACCGTAAGCCTTGGCGTCGCCAGCTATCCCGATGAGGGCGGCAATCTCGACGTGATTCTCGACAAGGCGGACAAGGCGATGTATCGCGCCAAGCAACGTGGCCGCAACCGGGTCATCGCTTACACTGAAGACGTAGCAGCCTGA
- a CDS encoding rubrerythrin, translating into MKALKGSKTEQSLKDAFAGESQANRRYLYFAAKADVEGQNDVASVFRSTAEGETGHAHGHLEYLESVGDPATGLPIGRSRDNLKAAIAGETHEYTDMYPGMAKGARDEGFDEIADWFETLAKAERSHANRFQKALDALAD; encoded by the coding sequence ATGAAAGCACTCAAAGGTTCGAAGACCGAACAAAGCCTGAAGGATGCATTCGCAGGCGAGTCCCAGGCCAACCGTCGCTACCTCTATTTCGCGGCGAAGGCCGACGTGGAAGGTCAGAACGACGTGGCATCGGTTTTCCGTTCGACCGCGGAAGGTGAAACCGGCCATGCGCATGGCCACCTCGAATATCTGGAATCCGTCGGCGATCCGGCGACCGGCCTGCCGATCGGCCGTTCCCGTGACAATCTGAAGGCGGCGATTGCCGGCGAAACTCACGAGTACACCGATATGTATCCCGGCATGGCCAAGGGCGCCCGCGACGAAGGTTTCGATGAAATTGCGGATTGGTTCGAGACGCTGGCCAAAGCCGAGCGTTCCCACGCCAACCGCTTCCAGAAGGCCCTCGACGCCCTGGCAGACTGA
- a CDS encoding Fe-S oxidoreductase, which translates to MTVREGSLEAPTRHPIDWQSADFYDEDKVHAEMHRVFDICHGCRRCVNLCTAFPTLFDLIDDGKTGELDGVDRQDFGKVVDKCYLCDMCFMSKCPYVPPHPWNIDFPHLMLRAKAAKFKSGGTTFRDKLLTSTDAVGKLASIPVVVQMVNAVNKAPVARKVMDSMLGVHKDRVLPEYTSARFRGTARPDSSFPVKDGKNAPGKVAIFSTCYVNYNEPGIGHDLLKILKHNEIPAILVEKEACCGMPKLELGDLETVAKLKHANIPVLAKLAKAGYAILTAVPSCTLMFKQELPLMFPDDPDVKAVREAMFDPFEYLIMRNRDGLLNKDFKTPLGKVSYHIPCHLRVQNMGQKTREMFELVPQTEVNTVERCAGHDGTWGVKSEFFADSMKIGRPVFRQMASTAPDYVSSDCAIAGRHIRQGIEEGDPGEGRAEKQHPLTLIRIAYGL; encoded by the coding sequence ATGACCGTCCGCGAAGGTTCGCTCGAAGCGCCGACAAGACATCCGATCGATTGGCAGTCCGCCGACTTCTATGACGAGGACAAGGTGCACGCCGAGATGCATCGCGTCTTCGACATCTGTCACGGTTGCCGCCGCTGCGTCAATCTTTGCACCGCGTTCCCGACGTTGTTCGATCTGATCGATGACGGCAAGACCGGCGAACTGGATGGCGTCGACAGGCAAGACTTCGGAAAAGTCGTCGACAAATGCTATCTGTGCGACATGTGCTTCATGTCCAAGTGTCCGTACGTGCCGCCGCATCCCTGGAACATCGACTTCCCGCACCTCATGCTGCGGGCCAAGGCGGCCAAGTTCAAAAGTGGCGGGACGACGTTTCGCGACAAGCTGCTGACCAGCACCGATGCCGTCGGCAAGCTGGCTTCGATCCCGGTGGTGGTGCAGATGGTCAACGCGGTCAACAAGGCGCCGGTCGCGCGCAAGGTGATGGATTCCATGCTCGGCGTGCACAAGGACCGGGTGTTGCCGGAATACACCAGTGCACGGTTCCGCGGAACCGCGCGGCCGGATTCGTCGTTTCCGGTGAAGGACGGCAAGAACGCACCCGGCAAGGTGGCAATCTTCTCCACCTGTTACGTGAATTACAACGAGCCCGGTATCGGGCACGATCTGCTGAAGATCCTGAAGCACAACGAAATCCCGGCCATCCTCGTCGAGAAAGAGGCCTGTTGCGGCATGCCCAAACTCGAACTGGGCGACCTCGAAACGGTTGCGAAGCTCAAGCACGCCAACATTCCGGTGCTCGCGAAGCTGGCCAAGGCAGGTTACGCCATCCTTACGGCGGTGCCGTCCTGTACGTTGATGTTCAAGCAGGAACTGCCGCTGATGTTTCCGGACGATCCCGACGTCAAGGCGGTACGGGAAGCAATGTTCGACCCATTCGAGTATCTGATCATGCGCAACAGGGACGGGCTGCTGAACAAGGATTTCAAGACGCCGCTGGGCAAGGTTTCGTATCACATCCCCTGTCATCTGCGCGTGCAGAACATGGGGCAGAAGACGCGCGAGATGTTCGAACTCGTGCCGCAGACCGAGGTCAACACAGTGGAGCGCTGTGCGGGCCACGACGGCACCTGGGGCGTAAAAAGCGAATTTTTCGCGGACTCGATGAAAATCGGCCGGCCGGTATTCCGCCAGATGGCGTCCACCGCACCCGACTACGTGAGTTCGGATTGCGCGATCGCCGGCCGCCACATACGGCAGGGTATCGAAGAGGGTGATCCTGGTGAGGGCAGGGCGGAGAAGCAGCATCCGCTGACGCTCATCCGCATTGCCTACGGCCTTTGA
- a CDS encoding DUF3501 family protein has product MVAITAASLMSLEQYAKARKGFRERVLAHKKNRTVQLGEHVTLVFEDELTMRYQIQEMLRVERIFEEEGIRDELDAYNPLVPDGSNWKATMLIEYPYIEERRMALAKLIGVEDRVWVKVAGQPRIYAIADEDLDRENEDKTSAVHFLRFELSGPMKQALKDGAALSVGVDHPNYSATIDKALAGTADSLLKDLVF; this is encoded by the coding sequence ATGGTCGCGATTACCGCAGCGAGCCTGATGTCTCTCGAACAATACGCCAAGGCGCGCAAGGGATTCCGCGAACGGGTTCTGGCCCACAAGAAGAACCGTACCGTGCAGCTTGGCGAACACGTCACCCTGGTGTTCGAGGACGAACTGACCATGCGTTACCAGATCCAGGAGATGTTGCGCGTGGAGCGCATCTTCGAGGAGGAGGGCATACGCGACGAACTGGATGCCTACAACCCGCTGGTGCCGGACGGCAGCAACTGGAAGGCGACAATGTTGATCGAGTATCCGTACATCGAAGAGCGCCGCATGGCGCTGGCAAAACTGATTGGCGTCGAAGACCGCGTCTGGGTCAAAGTCGCCGGGCAGCCGCGCATCTATGCGATCGCCGACGAAGACCTCGACCGGGAAAATGAAGACAAGACCTCGGCGGTCCACTTCCTGCGCTTCGAACTGTCCGGACCGATGAAGCAGGCGCTAAAGGACGGAGCCGCGTTGTCGGTGGGCGTGGACCACCCGAACTATTCAGCGACGATAGACAAGGCATTGGCCGGAACGGCGGACTCCCTGCTGAAAGACCTGGTGTTCTAG
- a CDS encoding class I SAM-dependent methyltransferase → MLESRMIGMLEDRLKRVRLPISMTLWNGSTIRSGPDAHLRLTVKSPKALMSLANPSLGGIARAYVEGQLDLDGDIRETIRLGEGLVSGDSTPYSNRSNIWKWWRHTRPADRKNIQHHYDVGNDFYGLWLDRNRVYSCAYFKKSGDTLDVAQEQKLDLICRKLDLKPGERFLDVGCGWGGLILWATRQYNVKALGITLSDEQHAYATERIRELGLEGRCEVRLMDYRDVGEGQPFDKIASVGMFEHVGKRNLKAYFGKIFRLLKPGGMVMNHGITTNSLEDAELGSGIGDFVEEYVFPGGELVHVSRVLSEMSEQGLEPWDAECLRPHYAKTLWEWVGRLEAKQEEARRIVGEKMYRIWRIYMAGSAHAFDRGWISIFQILGTKSLPDGSVPHPLTRDHVYR, encoded by the coding sequence ATGCTGGAATCCCGCATGATCGGCATGCTTGAGGACCGCCTGAAGCGTGTACGCCTCCCCATCAGCATGACCCTCTGGAACGGCAGCACCATCCGATCCGGTCCGGACGCGCATTTGCGCTTGACGGTGAAATCCCCGAAGGCGCTGATGTCGCTCGCCAATCCCAGCCTGGGCGGGATCGCCAGGGCATACGTCGAAGGCCAGCTTGACCTGGACGGTGACATTCGCGAGACCATCCGGCTTGGCGAAGGACTGGTCTCCGGAGATTCGACCCCTTACAGCAATCGTTCGAACATTTGGAAGTGGTGGCGGCATACCCGGCCGGCCGATCGCAAGAACATCCAGCACCACTATGACGTCGGCAATGATTTCTATGGTTTGTGGCTCGATAGGAACCGCGTCTACTCGTGCGCCTATTTCAAGAAGTCCGGTGATACGCTCGACGTCGCCCAGGAGCAGAAGCTCGATCTCATCTGCCGTAAGCTCGATCTCAAGCCCGGCGAGCGATTCCTCGATGTTGGCTGCGGCTGGGGCGGTTTGATCCTGTGGGCGACCCGGCAATACAACGTCAAGGCGCTCGGCATCACGTTGTCGGACGAACAGCACGCCTATGCGACCGAGCGCATCAGGGAGTTGGGTTTGGAAGGCCGCTGCGAAGTGCGGCTGATGGACTATCGGGATGTGGGTGAGGGTCAGCCCTTCGACAAAATCGCCAGCGTCGGCATGTTCGAGCACGTGGGAAAGCGCAATCTCAAGGCGTATTTCGGGAAAATCTTCCGGCTGCTCAAACCCGGCGGGATGGTTATGAACCACGGCATCACAACCAATTCATTGGAAGATGCCGAGCTCGGCAGCGGTATCGGGGATTTTGTGGAGGAGTACGTATTTCCCGGGGGTGAGCTGGTGCACGTCTCACGCGTTCTGTCGGAAATGTCGGAACAGGGGTTGGAACCCTGGGACGCTGAATGCCTCAGGCCGCACTACGCAAAGACCCTGTGGGAATGGGTCGGCAGGCTGGAGGCGAAACAGGAAGAAGCGCGCCGCATCGTCGGCGAGAAGATGTACCGCATCTGGCGCATCTACATGGCCGGTTCGGCGCACGCCTTCGATCGCGGCTGGATCTCCATATTCCAGATACTCGGAACGAAGTCTTTGCCGGATGGTTCGGTGCCCCATCCGCTGACGCGGGATCACGTTTACCGATGA
- a CDS encoding CNP1-like family protein: MRVRHTARARWLVIAFLSFVIAGCGSSTPPNVKSSQRGMPKNVGGVIEEKDFREADVELPPYPGESDLTEFRLRRNSNNRYYVDIKSIAIGPDRVVRYSAVIKSPSGALNTSYEGLRCKTSEFKVYAYGIRSGEWTKARDSQWRRIERSSADFRFTLYKDYFCDIEAIAGRNEKDLIANLKGNPLNNITDKNR; this comes from the coding sequence ATGAGGGTGCGCCACACCGCGCGCGCGCGCTGGCTGGTCATCGCTTTCCTCTCGTTCGTCATTGCGGGGTGCGGGAGCAGCACGCCACCGAACGTGAAATCGTCTCAGCGCGGCATGCCGAAGAACGTCGGCGGCGTGATCGAAGAAAAGGATTTCAGGGAGGCTGATGTCGAGTTGCCGCCATACCCCGGCGAGTCCGATCTCACCGAGTTCCGGTTGCGGCGTAATTCGAATAATCGCTATTACGTAGATATCAAGTCGATAGCGATCGGTCCGGACCGGGTCGTGCGCTACAGCGCAGTGATCAAATCACCATCCGGCGCACTCAATACGAGCTATGAAGGCCTGCGCTGCAAGACCTCGGAGTTCAAGGTCTATGCTTACGGCATCAGGAGCGGCGAATGGACAAAGGCGCGCGATTCGCAATGGCGCCGGATAGAAAGATCGAGCGCGGATTTTCGCTTTACCTTGTACAAGGATTACTTCTGTGACATCGAGGCGATTGCCGGGCGAAACGAGAAAGACCTGATTGCCAATCTGAAGGGCAATCCGCTCAACAACATTACCGACAAGAATCGGTGA